The following coding sequences are from one Capsicum annuum cultivar UCD-10X-F1 chromosome 3, UCD10Xv1.1, whole genome shotgun sequence window:
- the LOC107863119 gene encoding mediator of RNA polymerase II transcription subunit 22a isoform X2 — MNKGANVGGGGPTAAAAAAAGQKQKSLLQRLDADIGNIVDNYGFIVNAARVNDPPVRNSQEAFMMEMRASRMVHAADSLLKLVSELKQTAMFSGFASLNDHVEQRTEEFMEQAEKTECMLSRIGEEAAASLKELESHYYSSAERTSSLPSYGEETMP; from the exons ATGAATAAAGGAGCAAATGTTGGAGGCGGTGGACCTACTGCCGCCGCTGCCGCTGCGGCAGGTCAAAAGCAGAAGAGCTTACTACAGAGGTTGGATGCTGATATTGGGAATATTGTTGACAATTATGGCTTCATTGTTAACGCTGCACGG GTCAATGATCCGCCAGTAAGAAATTCGCAAGAAGCATTTATGATGGAGATGCGTGCATCTAGAATG GTCCACGCAGCTGATTCACTGCTTAAGTTGGTGTCGGAGTTGAAGCAAACAGCTATGTTTTCAGGATTTGCATCCCTAAATGATCACGTGGAGCAGAGAACAGAAGAATTTATGGAACAGGCTGAGAAAACAGAATGCATGTTGTCTAGAATTGGAGAAGAGGCAGCTGCTAGCCTTAAGGAGCTTGAGTCACATTATTATTCTTCTGCAGAAAGAACCAGTAGTCTGCCTTCTTACGGCGAAGAAACAATGCCCTAA
- the LOC107863119 gene encoding mediator of RNA polymerase II transcription subunit 22a isoform X1, translating to MNKGANVGGGGPTAAAAAAAGQKQKSLLQRLDADIGNIVDNYGFIVNAARVRIYVNDPPVRNSQEAFMMEMRASRMVHAADSLLKLVSELKQTAMFSGFASLNDHVEQRTEEFMEQAEKTECMLSRIGEEAAASLKELESHYYSSAERTSSLPSYGEETMP from the exons ATGAATAAAGGAGCAAATGTTGGAGGCGGTGGACCTACTGCCGCCGCTGCCGCTGCGGCAGGTCAAAAGCAGAAGAGCTTACTACAGAGGTTGGATGCTGATATTGGGAATATTGTTGACAATTATGGCTTCATTGTTAACGCTGCACGGGTACGTATCTAT GTCAATGATCCGCCAGTAAGAAATTCGCAAGAAGCATTTATGATGGAGATGCGTGCATCTAGAATG GTCCACGCAGCTGATTCACTGCTTAAGTTGGTGTCGGAGTTGAAGCAAACAGCTATGTTTTCAGGATTTGCATCCCTAAATGATCACGTGGAGCAGAGAACAGAAGAATTTATGGAACAGGCTGAGAAAACAGAATGCATGTTGTCTAGAATTGGAGAAGAGGCAGCTGCTAGCCTTAAGGAGCTTGAGTCACATTATTATTCTTCTGCAGAAAGAACCAGTAGTCTGCCTTCTTACGGCGAAGAAACAATGCCCTAA